In Heliangelus exortis chromosome 3, bHelExo1.hap1, whole genome shotgun sequence, the genomic stretch TTCTGTCTGTTATTTATAAAGTCTCCAACTGATGAAAACACCATCGTATTTGTAAGCTTAGCAGCATGGTAGAAAAGGCTCCTTAACTAGAGGCTTCTGAGAGGCAGAAGAGAGTAACAGAAggatgagttttgttttttgtctactggaagaaaaaaaaatctggtgacACTTTCCCTGCTATAGTTCTGTCACTCCCATAAGCCAGTAGAATAGTTTTAGCAGAGTACACATGTACTTTGGCAATTTAAAAGGACAAATATTGAGCATAGTGAATAAGGTGTCAGTGATTCACCCTCCTCcccatttctgtgttttttttttttccccatactACTTCCCCACCCTTAAGTTACTCATTAGGCTTTAAAATCTCTTGTTTTCACAAGCTGGCAAGCTCCTAGCATTTCTCTGACTACAAATTATCTCAGAATTGTGGTGTCAGATTAATCAGCACAATATTTCAAATCTCTCTAGCAGAAAAAAGGTACTTATCAGTcttaaatcacttttttttaccaattatttcagtattttcagctTTATCATCATGTGAATGAAGATGAAGGGCTCTTCCCCTTATGATTCTTGTTAGAGCTCTCAACAAAGGTACATGACTACATTTGCCATCAGCCCCTAAGTATTTTTGAGATGTGACTGTGCTTGAGGATTTGAGTGATGAAACACTCTACCAGTCACTAGAATTAATAATCATACTGGATAACAAAATCAGGTAAACAATTTAGATACTGGTTTTGTGATACATTATAATTTCTGGATCATAATTTGTATGTGCCATTCATGATACACTGTAATTCTTACTTCCCCATCTCCACCATCCAGGTATCATTCTTCTTCCCTCTGGAAATAACTTCCTTACCATGCACCAGCAAccccttttatttttgaaaactattttttatatattagaTTGTCTAGGTAATATGTATTGAATTATTATCCATTGTTCTTACTTTGCAGTCAGCTTTGGAATAGGCTGCTTTTTCTAGATAttaaaagaatcatagaatggttttggttgtaAGGGACCCTAATAATCACCTGGTTCCAGCCCCCCTTCCACTAGACCAGTGGATTCTTGTTACTCTGGTAACAGCTACTATTCTTCCTGAAAATCCTCTCTTGCAtataaaccaaaacattttgcaCAAATGTTTCCTTTAGCAAGGGGCACTTGCATTTGAAGGATTCTTCAGCAAGACTCAGAAGTTGTAGGTTAATTGCACAGtaataatttctatttaaacttaattttcatGAAAGGAACACAAACTGGAGACAGAAATAACAAACAATTGCGTAAAGAAgatacagcatttttttattacttaagTAACTCTAACTTTGAAGAACACCAAGTCTGCAGAATATGACAGAATGCAATAAAGCAAATGTAATCTGCAAatataaaaagtatattttcatGAATGCTGACAGTTCACCAATGATGCTCCCATTTGGGGACAACAAAAGTAGACTATTCTTTGAGAACTTGGAAAGGTCAGGTGATTCTGGTTTAAAATTCAGTTGACAGAAATAGAAGTTTAATGATATAGATTTAACAAGAAATGAAAGATGTCAGTTGACAGATGAAAGATGGAATGATAGCTTCTTATTGATTACTAATGTATCTGCAGAATAAGAAGTTGAACAATGGTACACTGAAATTATCTGGGTTTTAGGAAATCCTACTGGCTGCTGAAACAATCTTAAGAGCTTTATcatagaaaaatacaaaatggaCACAAGAGGCCAATTGCCACTGAGAGTTTTAAAACCTCAGGgatgagaaaaagcaaacaactgtTCCCAGAGCCTCTGATAACACCCAGTGAAGCTGCCAAATAATCCTCTAAGGGAGACTACAGAGCAAGACTTTTTCAAAAGTAGGGCAATGAGTAAATATATGTAAATTGTGCTCTGAGCACCTCACTTAAAAGTGGATAGCAATATGCCCAAACAAAAAGAGCCTAGCAAAGGTATGAAAAGCAGCCTGTGAGACACACATTGGCACAGAGAGATTGCAAACCTTTACTGGCAGTAAAAGGTTAGCAAAAACTTATTCTACTCTCAGTTAAAGTATGAATGGCAACCAGAATAGAGACCCAGAAAAAACTTCAGCATTAGTTGGCATTCTGTCTGCAGTTTCTCCCAAAACAGAAAGACTGATTTTGGCATTTCAGAAGCAACAGAGGTGATGAAAACTTTACTGACCTTGAGATGTCACTATGCTACATGAAATGTCACTATGTTACATAGTGAGCCCATGGTGATAAAGGGGAGAGGTTTCAGAGTATCAAATGAAAGGCTGCCAAAGCCTTTGGCACAGCCTCTCTCTGAACTTGGCCGGGGAGAAATTTGTCATTGATGGGATGTTCTCCTTTATTCCACATCCCATGTCTAGCAGTTTTGTAGGAAATAAAATTGGAGTTGTGAGAAGAATGctttaaaagctgtaaaatcAAACTAAAGTCCTTATTTGCTTGTAAAGATTTATGTGACCATTTTCCCACTTCTTGTTGTCATGTGCAGAAATATCATTGATAACATGGGACTATCAAAAGAGTCAGAGTTTTCTGACTCTACAGCAGCCCTGATTTAAAATATGTCAGGACTATAAATCCTGATAAACATGGCAAAGTTCTCAAATAGCAAATGTTTTAGAAAAGGGGGTAAATCACTCTATAATGTTGAAAAGTGTTCTAATGATGTGTGATGAACATTTCAAGATGAGCCATATTTTATCTTTGTACAGGGACAGTTAAGGACCTTTGgtacttttctgtatttctttgtcCTGGTGGTTACCTTCCCTTAGTGTGCATAAGTTTTGCCTAAATCCTCCATAAGCTCAGGGAGACTTATCCTGTTGAGATGGACTCTTAAATCTTTAACAATACCACATTTCATTCTTAGTTCATTGCCTTTTTCCAGCCGtgcttctttctcatttctatTTTGCAAGCCTTCTTTGGATGACAATGCAGTCTTGTTGAGGAAATGAGACAAGAAAGAGAAGGACTTGACTATCTGAAAGTGACTGATGGACAGTCATTTTCCTTCCACCCCAGCTGAATTTCCAGCAGTAGATTCCCTTACTTCAGAGACATGGTGTGAAAAGATTACTTTAATTTGAGAGGGACCTTGCAACCTAgcccttctttcctttttcactgcTACTTTAAAATGTGATCATGATGGCACTCATCACCTGTTTTCAGAATCCCCACTTTCTCCCTTGGGAAATACCTTGCCATTACACTGAATTCAGCACTAATAAATAGCTAATAGAATCTGCTTCCATTGAGTGCAGTGCTTTCGTCCTGTtcaaacccccaaaaaatcttgatataaaaacaaagaaacgTTTGctctggaaaagacctttaagatcatcaagtccagccattATTCCAACCGTATATCTaacaatttatctttttttagcATTATTTACTTGTATTTTCTTGTTGAACAATGCAAGCTTAATGAAATGCAAGTTAAAGACATACTTTGATTTACTCTACAGTGATTGTGTCCACTGCAGCTGTGTTTGGCTTTTCCACAAAAGTGAAATCAAAGCCAGGTCACTCACCTTTCCTAGCACTTGTCCTGTTATAAATAGACTGAATAAAGCATTTGACTATATCTAAGTGGAAAGTACTTTACACAGAGACATTCAACCAAACATCATAGGTTATTACCTGGTGTCTTTTCCCAGTAGAAGGGGAACACTGCTTGCTCTGAGGCACAGTAGTCACCCTGTGTGAAGAGAACTGTGTTACATTTGAAGTTTTATCTTGGTGTAGGGTGGTAGCAAGGGTTCTAAGATAATTTATGGTCTGTTTTACAACATACTGGTTTGACAGCACTGGAACTTCACGGATAGCAGTGCATACAATGAGGCAAGCTGTGGGCATCCTAAGCAACATATCATGGCCATATAGTTCCATTTCTGGTGACAGAACTTTGTGCCTCATTACATACAGAAGGTAGACTTGACCATTATATATTGCTAGAGAACTTTCCTTAAAGAGAGGAATTTTCAGTTGCTCTCCAACAGGACTGGTAGATGAAAGTGGTAAAATCCTCTTATAATCTTTATTCTCAATGTTGttcagtgattttaaaatttctgaaacCACACTGTTGGATGACTTCACAATAAGAGAATATAATCTTGTCTTTCTGTCTAGTGCTTCATGTGTCAGCTGTTTCTCTGGGGTTATCTGGGAACAGTTCAGATTTTCAATACCAACGTCAGAGTTAGAACAGTGTCTTGTTATGTTTGGGCTCTTTGGTATTAAAGACTTTGGAAAGTAGGCCCAAAAGGGGCTGGAAGCCTCTTCTGTCTTTATTACTGGCCATATATAAGTTACAGTTGGTATTTCTGTAGCTTTCCTTACTTCAGGGACATCCTTAGCTCTGGCTGACATTAGCTGTTGCATTTTAgatgggaaagaagaaagtggTATTGATGTGATATTGGCTTGAGGTGGTATCTCTAGATCATGTTTTGAGTTCTGTGCTTGAGATTCTTCAGTAGGCTGAAGGAGTTCAGAGACACCCAAAACTGATGCTGTGTCTTTTTGGTCATCATGAGTTAGTGGGTGGCATCTTTGAAGAGAGTGCTTTTCAGCTGAGGTTTCATTACTCTGAGCATTAAGAGTTGTTGAGAACTTTCCTCTCTCACCAGTGGTCTTGCCAACATTTTCTTGAGTCTCAAAGTTTCCCATagaaaaatctttgctgttCATCTGCATGAGAGCAGATGTAGTACTGGCTTCTGTCTTCAGAAAAGCATTATGGTTTGACTTATTGTATTCAGTTTAGACAAATGAGCTACTGTGATCCTGAAACTGTACACACTGGCAAGGCTtccagaggaaagagaaagcaggaatTTCTGTAAGTCTCTTCaatcttcctctcttttctgaaGGCTTCACTTATGTAGCCTGACacacttaaaataaaagttaatataaattaaaatgtgattATATATTTGTAAATGCACAGgaagaatgatttttttgtaGTTAAAATAGATAAATTAATACCCAGAAATATATTTGTGATTTAAGTATAAACCAAGTCTCATCTAGCCACTAGGATTTTTCTCCAGTAATAATTTGTTGTGAGATACTTCCAGTTTAGAATGAAACTGGCAGTGAgattctgctttcttctctaGCAATTTCCCCAATAGTGCAAACTGCTGGTAGACAACAGCTATTTTGTTTAGATGCAGTATTTCCTCATGTAAGATGATGCAATCTTAGATATAATGCCATTAAAATCAATGcacatttctaataaaaatggGCTTGATCAAAGATCTGTACAATCCATTTTATCCTTTACTTGCAGAATTATTTGACTTCAGTAACCACTCCTAGCTTATTCTACTCTCAGCTGTAGCAGAGTCAAACCCAGTAGCTTTGTCATGGATTTCAATAAAGATGTACAAAAATCAAGTACAAATGCTTATCCAATATATATGGAGACATTCCAAGCACAAGTGTAAAATCCTAAACACTATAAGTGCATAGTTGAATTTGCAgtagaaggaaacaaaaagttcAAATTTGTATCATGAGAAGGGCAAAGTATGAGATAGATTatgaacaaattaattttgaattaacTGATCCTGTTCTGATGGTTATATTCTCCTAGGAATAACCTACTTATCTTAGCACTACAGACTTGATTTTGTGGAAAGTAAATATAAACACTCATATTACTTGCATGTCAATCGCACAACCTTGTTTCTTAGCCGTCCTGAATATCAAAAACCACAGTGAATTCTCACATCCATAGCTGAAGAGGTTTTACTGCTCATcttacaacaaaaaaaacccatcataAAGGTAGGTTTTGTAAGCCTCTGTTTAAACTACCTAAGTCCTTttagctagaaaaaaaaaaaaaattgaaaaattaaacggcatttttttctcatctagGCTGTACTTCCTGCACTCATGATGCATATATCTAGATGCAATCACATAATTCCAGGAATCTAATAAagaataattataaatatttgtatCAATTATCATCAAATTTGAGTAATTGCACATATAGGGATGATGAGACCTTCTGTAAAAGCAGAATGTAAAccaaatatttcctttgctttcttttatgtgtgtttttgttttttccattttggttttAGGCATTCTATCTACATGCAGCACTGTGATGTGAGTAATAAGAAATTTACTGTTATCTTTCCAGATACAGGGGAATTTCCACAATAtccctaaacaaaacaaacaaaaaaggaacacCAAGGACAGGAGCTGTTGACACATCTCtcaaaaaaccagaaagtttCAGAAAcgcagagaaacagaaattagaaagaaaagaagaaagctttgtGGTTTTAAGGTAAAGAAATCCCCATTAACTGTGAAACCAACTCAAAATGAGACAAAtatagagaagagaaaaatatatatgcagAAGAGAAAGACTCCTTGATTCTCAGAAGCAGCAACTCCCTACTGTGAAGGCTCTGAATTGCCTGATGCAGTGATAGGGCTCATTGCCAGTCTTCAGTTTTGCTCTCTAGACTCTGATGTGCCATTTAAAGACTTCTTAACTAGCTATCATTGTCAGATAAATCTCACtgagagcacaaaaaaaaaaaaaaaaagaggcagcaaaCTAAATCTGCTTTACAATCTAACTTATGTGAGGCTGTTGCAGACAAGTCTCCTGAGTTCACAGACTCAAGGTGGCTCAGAGTGGAGCCCATCTATGGGCTGCATAGAGCTACAAAACTTCCTCCAGCCCATAACTTTGGGGATCAACTCTGGCCATCTCAGTaaggctggtgtgggctggCAATATTAGGAGGCAATGGGGATTACTTACCATTAATTAAAGTGCAGGTGCCATGCTGGAAGAGCACCTGTCAGCTGCTGTTCCAGCTCCCAACTGTGAAGAACTTTCCAGAAGCAGGGGCCAGGAGTGCTGGCACCAACAGCTGCTGGGCACCATGGAATCAGAACAGTCACTCCAGAACCAGGTTCTCTTGGGTCCAGCTGCTTCCCACGGGCACCTGGACTGTACCCTGGATGTCTGCTCTGCCCACCCACCCTTCTTTCCCTCTATGCCCCCCACCTCTGCATGCCCTGGGGCACGGCCTTTAGTGCCATCCGTACCATGATGCAAACACTTGTGCCACGGCACCTGGGCTGCACCCCGGGGCTGCAGTACAGGGGTCCCCactgcctggggctggcagcttCATCTGTGTCTTCCCAGCCTGGCACACCatgtccctgccctgcctgtgggAGAGGGGCtcccctgacccccccagcgccctcctccacctccctgcacagccaggCTGCGCTTCCCCTCaggcccagggctgctccctcAGGACCTCATTCTCCAGCCAAGCCCTGAGCAGATGTGAGCAGACATTACCTGGCCCACACCTCCTTTTCTCAGTGCTGTTTTCTCTCTCGCTGACAGGTGTTtggcaggcagaggagaagcaAGCCGAGCCCTCTGCAGCAGAGCTAAGCACTGAGGCCTGCAGCTGGTCCCTCCATCAAGGCCATGACAGGGGAGACAGAGGGACAGTCAGCAGCCCACTGCCCCCCTCCAGCCTCCGCCAACCCTCCCGGCAGTGGGGAAGTGCTCATGGCCACGGTCACTGCTCACCTCAGCTGCCAAGCTCTGGGAGAAGCATCCCTCCCACAGAGGGGACACAACACACCACAGCCATGCTGGTGAATGCCTTGTCTGGGGGCCTACTGGGCTTCACCATAGGGAAACTCCCCCGAGCCACTGCCAAGAGGGACCTGTGggtgctctctgctgctccacCACGCTGTGAACAGTGCCAGAAAGTGAGTAAGCAGCtgatttaaactgaaatactttaaaacacgtattcacagactcacagaatcatttgggttggtAGAGGCCTCTTGTCTCATCCCACCCTGATACAGCACAGGAGTTTATGAAATGAGTTTTGGCCTGGTCTACCCCCATCACAATGGGGTTTGAAATGGTTTCAGAAAGTGCTGTAAATAAGCAAGCTGTTGTATTGTTCCCTTCCAGTTAGCAGCTCCTCTTAGtcagacattttattttgttctaatGAGTGCAGTAAAGATAAGAGAGATATAAAACAGAGATACAAAGTGGCTAGTGAGATGCACCATGGAGACAGCCAGCTAGTGCTCTAAGTTTGAAAGTCTTACCACCTTGACTTGATTTCTCCAGCAGATATTAGATTTAATTCAACAAGAAACATGAGCTTCCTGGGACTATTCACTGTCAGATGTCTCCTGCCAAGAATTTTTACACTCAGTCGGTGGACTTGTTTCATACCTGTCATGTAAAGTGAACACTTGCTGCCTCTGGCTGCCCATAGTTGCAAGGTTGCCAGTGTTCAGAATCTGCACTTTCTTAATGTCTAAGGATGCCTGAGAAATCAAGGCCACTTCTTCCCAGTCAACAAATAAAAAGATAGTCCTTGCCCCAGGAAGCTTGTGAAGCAGAAACTTCAGAAAGATAATAAGgactttttccctcttcttgaTGACCTACAGAGTTTTGCTGGAATGTTCTCCTGCTGTGAtacaggcaggaggaaggaacaTAAAGTGACATACGTGGGTCTAGCACAGATAACTGCTTTACTGTGGGCAACCTGAGGAATGACCCTGACCTTCATCACTGCTTCTCAATGTGGCAGGACATTCAACATTAGCCAGCAGATGAGGGTCAAAACAGAAGGAGGTAAGAGAGCATGGGCTGAAAGGCAAGGTAGAGAACAAAGTGAATTTCTGACAATTTTGGTCTTCCCTCTCATCTCATCTTTgccaccatttttttttgtgtgagctgagaaaaattgaaagaaaaggaggagaagcacTCTGGCTGACTGTGATCTGCCCACCTACAGTTTTCAAAGGGTAAATATTTTAGGGAAGATGGGTGCTGTGGAGAAAAGGATGCAAAGATGTTAAATGGGTCCAAAAAAGGCTGTGGGTGTTCAGACTATGTACATCTATGTGTGTAGGAGGGAGCAATGTAATTTGGGGCAAAATTACCACTAcataatttattctttaaagaaagaatttcCCTCCACTGTTTGTCCCTCCACTGTACCAAAacttctgctgcctctcagctgGTGCATATCCCTCCAGTTTAAGTGGAAACATAGTGCCCTTCCTCTGACATTACCTTTTTTTACATTCCTCAAAGCTGAATTTTGTCTCTTGGTGCTACTCAGTGCTCAGTCCAGACAGTCACAAATCAGAAAGGGAGATGTAGCAGGAGATTGTATGGAAATTTTTGAAAATCATTTTGCTATGATGTTTGGAAACTGTTACTTAGTGC encodes the following:
- the LOC139794033 gene encoding ligand-dependent nuclear receptor-interacting factor 1-like isoform X1, yielding MQMNSKDFSMGNFETQENVGKTTGERGKFSTTLNAQSNETSAEKHSLQRCHPLTHDDQKDTASVLGVSELLQPTEESQAQNSKHDLEIPPQANITSIPLSSFPSKMQQLMSARAKDVPEVRKATEIPTVTYIWPVIKTEEASSPFWAYFPKSLIPKSPNITRHCSNSDVGIENLNCSQITPEKQLTHEALDRKTRLYSLIVKSSNSVVSEILKSLNNIENKDYKRILPLSSTSPVGEQLKIPLFKESSLAIYNGQVYLLYVMRHKVLSPEMELYGHDMLLRMPTACLIVCTAIREVPVLSNQYVVKQTINYLRTLATTLHQDKTSNVTQFSSHRVTTVPQSKQCSPSTGKRHQIVKSFSFLSHFLNKTALSSKEGLQNRNEKEARLEKGNELRMKCGIVKDLRVHLNRISLPELMEDLGKTYAH
- the LOC139794033 gene encoding ligand-dependent nuclear receptor-interacting factor 1-like isoform X2: MQMNSKDFSMGNFETQENVGKTTGERGKFSTTLNAQSNETSAEKHSLQRCHPLTHDDQKDTASVLGVSELLQPTEESQAQNSKHDLEIPPQANITSIPLSSFPSKMQQLMSARAKDVPEVRKATEIPTVTYIWPVIKTEEASSPFWAYFPKSLIPKSPNITRHCSNSDVGIENLNCSQITPEKQLTHEALDRKTRLYSLIVKSSNSVVSEILKSLNNIENKDYKRILPLSSTSPVGEQLKIPLFKESSLAIYNGQVYLLYVMRHKVLSPEMELYGHDMLLRMPTACLIVCTAIREVPVLSNQYVVKQTINYLRTLATTLHQDKTSNVTQFSSHRVTTVPQSKQCSPSTGKRHQTALSSKEGLQNRNEKEARLEKGNELRMKCGIVKDLRVHLNRISLPELMEDLGKTYAH